The Campylobacter ureolyticus ACS-301-V-Sch3b genomic sequence TAGCTTCACTAATTCCAGCATTAAATTCCCTTTTTGGAAGTGTTGATAAATATCTTTCTTCACAATAAACTGCAATTGGCTGATGAAATGAACCAATTAGATTTTTACCAAATTTATTATTAATGCCTGTTTTTCCGCCAACGCTTGCATCAATTTGGGCTAAAAGTGTAGTTGGGATATTTATAAAATTTATTCCTCTTTCATAAATACTTGCTGCAAAGCCAGTTATATCGCTTACTACACCTCCGCCAAATGATATAAGTGTACTTTTTCTATCAAGTTTTGCTATAAAGAGTTGCTCTAAAATATCATTTAAAGTTTTAAAATTTTTATACTCTTCACCATCAGGAATTGAAATTATGTGCAAGTTATCGCATTTTATCTTTGGAAGCAGATCTTTTAGCCAAAGTCCAGCAACTGTTTGGTTTGTAATGATTGCTACTTTGCCTTTTAAATTTATCTCATCTAGTTCATTTATAAAAATTTTATAACTTTTTTCTTTTAAATCTATATTAATTGCCACTTTTTTACCTTTTAAATTTCATAAAAATCCGGGATGAAAAGCTGATAATTTTGACTTATTGCAAAATATAATTCATCTAAATCCTTGCTAAAAACAGAGGTTGGTTTCCTATGTAAAACTTTATCATTAAATGGGACAAAATGCAAGAAATTTTCTTCATTTTTTAATTTTAAAAATGGATTTTGCGCATCATCTTCTATTATAAAAAGTTCTTTTTTGAAAAGTTCTGCTAAGTCTTTATATCTAGCTATTAACTCTTGATTTTTTTCTTGCGCATAATAATGCAGATAAACATCAAGTCCAAGCTGCCCGCAAAGATCAAAAACAACACTTGCTTCACTTGCATTGCTTTTATCACTCATTAAAACAACACCTTTTTTAAGATCTTTCACGTCCCCTTTTCCAAGTGTTAAAACAGGAACTTTTAGCTCATACAAGCTTTTTTTATGTTTTTCGAAAAATGCATTATCTGAAATAACCATACCAACTTTATGTTTTACAATATCGCTTTTCATAATTTCTGGGCTATTTTTTGAATACTCTATTAAAATTTCACAACTTTCATCATCATCAAGTTTTTTTATCTCTTCAAACATTTTTGTTAAAGTAGGGTTTATAACCCTTATATAAAGTTTGTGATTTGTGACTGATTCGTTTAGATATTTTACATTTTTAATTATTTTTTCAAAATCATCTTGGCATAAATTTATCATATCAATTATTAAGTAAAAATTTATTCCAAAAGGAGATGGAAACTGGCCTTTTGACTCTTTTATGGCTTTATAAACATCTTGCAATACACTTGGCTCACCTACAACAAGTAGCGTGTCATTTGGAAAAATCATAGTGCCAAATTGTGCTGTAATGGCTTTATTATGCCTATAAATCATCGGTATTTTAAACTCTTTTTGAGTGCTAAAAAGTCCAATTTTTTTATATGAAAAAGAGCTTCCTATTGGAACTTTAACTTCCATTATTTCACCTTTTCCAAGTCCTATACTATCGGCTAAAATAGGGTGATCTGGAAGATAGCCAATAAGTCTTGAAGAAAGAAT encodes the following:
- the aroB gene encoding 3-dehydroquinate synthase — protein: MAINIDLKEKSYKIFINELDEINLKGKVAIITNQTVAGLWLKDLLPKIKCDNLHIISIPDGEEYKNFKTLNDILEQLFIAKLDRKSTLISFGGGVVSDITGFAASIYERGINFINIPTTLLAQIDASVGGKTGINNKFGKNLIGSFHQPIAVYCEERYLSTLPKREFNAGISEAIKMAITFDKNLFDYFTKDELDLSYIIKKCNEIKAKVVSLDEKESGIRAVLNYGHTFAHAIENETNYKKYLHGEAVAIGMNMANHLAFKLGLISIDELNLIKKTLMKFNLPISYKIEDENLFYNLFFLDKKTNLGKIKFILPKSIGNFIIKDDIKKDIVLEVLKEFK